From a region of the Gordonia sp. PP30 genome:
- a CDS encoding DUF5709 domain-containing protein, with amino-acid sequence MSDPDDEVDQREDYETDQLQPEDTLEAMELSDVLDRGYSPPDHRPAEHPEHEDLDERLADEEPDVFAAEDEAERDPDFPSNDEVGDRRAGRLVAPDEGSLPDVDAQLLATDAGVDGAGASAEEAAMHVIDSQ; translated from the coding sequence ATGAGCGATCCGGACGACGAAGTGGACCAGCGCGAGGACTACGAGACCGACCAGCTGCAGCCCGAGGACACGCTGGAAGCCATGGAGTTGTCCGATGTCCTCGACCGCGGGTACTCGCCGCCGGACCACCGGCCGGCCGAGCACCCCGAGCACGAGGATCTGGACGAGCGGCTGGCCGACGAGGAGCCGGACGTCTTCGCCGCCGAGGACGAGGCGGAGCGCGACCCGGACTTCCCGTCGAACGACGAGGTCGGCGACCGCCGCGCCGGACGCCTGGTGGCTCCGGACGAGGGCAGCCTCCCGGACGTGGACGCGCAGCTGCTCGCCACCGATGCGGGCGTCGACGGGGCCGGGGCCTCCGCCGAAGAGGCCGCGATGCACGTGATCGACTCCCAGTAG
- a CDS encoding acyl-CoA thioesterase domain-containing protein, whose amino-acid sequence MSASTFFTRDDRGRFLPTAVAHSRWGPDALNGPALCAVAACAVESEHSAPGWRPARFTVELFKSARALPTTVTTEVQRAGGRIRVITFRIQQDDGAEQTLVAQGVTVFLKESTNPPGARWSPPESARTFFPPDVPADDAAPRFGGPDGWGRSLADQQHAHRHRLWSEPIPVAPDIALTPFQRAVITAESTSLMTNWGEGGIGFINCDLTVALSRLPEGPRIGVEADGHDESDGISVGTATLYDARGRFGTGLVTAVENSRAFIDFSTDVRPPGWTPQA is encoded by the coding sequence GTGAGCGCGAGCACCTTCTTCACCCGAGACGACCGGGGCCGCTTTCTGCCGACCGCGGTGGCGCACAGCCGATGGGGACCCGACGCCCTCAACGGCCCGGCACTCTGTGCCGTCGCCGCCTGCGCCGTCGAATCCGAGCACAGCGCGCCCGGATGGCGGCCCGCCCGCTTCACCGTCGAACTGTTCAAATCCGCCCGCGCCCTGCCGACGACGGTCACCACCGAGGTGCAGCGGGCCGGCGGCCGGATTCGGGTGATCACCTTCCGGATCCAGCAGGACGACGGCGCCGAGCAGACCCTGGTGGCCCAGGGCGTCACCGTCTTCCTGAAGGAGAGCACCAATCCGCCGGGGGCGCGCTGGTCGCCGCCGGAATCGGCGCGCACCTTCTTCCCGCCCGACGTTCCCGCCGACGACGCGGCGCCGCGGTTCGGCGGCCCCGACGGCTGGGGCCGGTCCCTCGCCGACCAGCAGCACGCACATCGGCACCGCCTCTGGTCGGAGCCGATTCCGGTGGCCCCGGACATCGCGCTGACCCCGTTTCAGCGCGCGGTGATCACCGCGGAGTCGACGAGCCTGATGACCAACTGGGGCGAGGGCGGCATCGGCTTCATCAACTGTGACCTGACCGTCGCGCTGTCCCGCCTGCCAGAGGGACCGCGGATCGGCGTGGAGGCCGACGGGCACGACGAGTCGGACGGCATCTCGGTCGGCACGGCCACCCTGTACGACGCCCGCGGGCGGTTCGGAACCGGGCTGGTGACCGCGGTGGAGAACAGCCGGGCGTTCATCGACTTCTCCACCGATGTGCGGCCACCGGGCTGGACACCCCAGGCCTGA
- a CDS encoding DEAD/DEAH box helicase, with the protein MEQATYGTELLQRTLAGEDPESESPLTHTAVIPTRTAQFADWPEWVPAQVRETFTERGIARPWRHQIEAADHAVAGRDVCICTGTASGKSLAYQLPILSRLADDPLATALYLSPTKALGTDQLRTVSQLIAGRPAYSHLQPCMYDGDTEQELRQWARLHSRWIFTNPDMLHLGINSTHAKWRQFFARLSYIVVDECHHYRGVFGSHTALVLQRTLRLARMYGADPVVIGASATVANPAQALSRLINDEVVAVTGDSSPHGERTVALWEPGFTDDAHRGENDAPVRRPAGAEAARLLADFVIEGARTLCFVRSRRGAEITALRAQQLLAESAPALTQRVAAYRAGYLADDRRRLERALADGELLGVATTNALELGVDISGLDAVVVAGYPGTVASFWQQAGRAGRRGEGSLVVLVARDDPLDTYLVHHPEALLDRPVEATVTDPSNPYILGPHLLCAAAESPLTEADVTAFDAHEAVDDLTRQGLLRRRKAGWYPAPGLDPWSEIDIRGGIGGQVLIVDSTTSRLLGTVDSARAKQSVHPGAVYLHQGESFVVDELDLDECLALAHPEEPDWTTSVREVSEVEVIRTLDARTFGPLTVAFTEVVVTDQVVGYLRKALSGEILDSVPLDLPEETLPTRAVMYTIEPETLIAAGIAPDKFPGALHAAEHAAIGMLGLVATCDRWDIGGLSTNLHPGTGLPTVFVYDGFPGGAGFAERGYEAFGAWITATADAVESCACRFGCPSCIQSPKCGNGNEPLDKAMAIKVLRLLLRLYDA; encoded by the coding sequence ATGGAGCAGGCCACCTACGGCACCGAACTGCTGCAACGCACCCTCGCCGGCGAGGACCCGGAGTCCGAGAGTCCCCTCACCCACACCGCGGTGATCCCCACGCGGACCGCGCAGTTCGCCGACTGGCCGGAATGGGTGCCGGCGCAGGTGCGGGAGACCTTCACCGAGCGCGGGATCGCCCGGCCGTGGCGGCATCAGATCGAGGCGGCCGACCACGCGGTGGCCGGCCGCGACGTGTGCATCTGCACGGGCACCGCGTCGGGCAAGTCGCTCGCCTACCAGCTCCCGATCCTCAGCCGCCTCGCCGACGACCCGCTCGCCACCGCGCTCTACCTCTCCCCCACCAAAGCCCTCGGAACGGATCAGCTGCGCACCGTCTCCCAGCTCATCGCGGGCCGGCCAGCCTACAGCCATCTGCAGCCGTGCATGTACGACGGTGACACCGAGCAGGAACTCCGCCAGTGGGCGCGCCTGCACTCCCGCTGGATCTTCACCAACCCGGACATGCTTCACCTCGGGATCAATTCCACCCATGCCAAGTGGCGTCAGTTCTTCGCGCGGCTGAGCTACATCGTCGTCGACGAATGTCACCACTACCGGGGTGTCTTCGGCTCGCACACGGCACTGGTCCTGCAACGCACCCTTCGCCTGGCGCGCATGTACGGCGCGGACCCCGTCGTGATCGGTGCCAGCGCCACCGTCGCCAATCCCGCGCAGGCCCTCTCCCGGCTGATCAACGACGAGGTCGTGGCCGTGACCGGCGACTCCTCCCCGCACGGGGAGCGCACCGTCGCCCTCTGGGAACCCGGCTTCACCGACGATGCGCACCGCGGCGAGAACGACGCCCCGGTCCGCCGGCCGGCCGGCGCCGAGGCCGCCCGGCTACTCGCCGACTTCGTGATCGAGGGCGCACGCACCCTGTGCTTCGTCCGCAGCCGCCGGGGCGCGGAGATCACCGCGCTACGCGCCCAGCAACTGCTCGCCGAATCCGCACCGGCCCTGACCCAGCGGGTGGCCGCCTACCGCGCCGGGTACCTGGCCGACGACCGCCGCCGCCTCGAGCGCGCCCTCGCCGACGGCGAGCTGCTCGGCGTCGCCACCACCAACGCCCTCGAACTCGGCGTGGACATCAGCGGCCTCGACGCGGTGGTCGTCGCCGGATACCCGGGCACGGTCGCCTCGTTCTGGCAGCAGGCCGGTCGTGCCGGGCGCCGCGGCGAAGGCTCGCTGGTGGTGCTGGTCGCCCGCGACGACCCGCTCGACACCTATCTCGTGCACCATCCCGAAGCCCTCCTCGACCGGCCCGTCGAGGCGACCGTCACCGACCCGTCCAACCCCTACATCCTGGGCCCGCACCTGCTGTGCGCCGCGGCGGAATCACCGCTCACCGAGGCCGACGTCACCGCGTTCGACGCGCACGAGGCCGTGGACGACCTCACCCGGCAGGGCCTGCTCCGGCGCCGCAAGGCCGGTTGGTATCCGGCCCCCGGATTGGACCCGTGGTCCGAGATCGACATCCGCGGCGGTATCGGCGGCCAGGTGCTCATCGTCGACTCGACGACGTCGCGGCTGCTCGGGACCGTCGACTCGGCCCGCGCCAAGCAGAGCGTGCATCCCGGTGCCGTCTACCTGCACCAGGGCGAGAGCTTCGTGGTCGACGAACTCGACCTCGACGAGTGCCTCGCCTTGGCACACCCGGAGGAACCGGACTGGACCACCTCGGTCCGCGAGGTCAGCGAGGTGGAGGTGATCCGCACCCTCGACGCCCGGACCTTCGGGCCGCTGACCGTCGCCTTCACCGAGGTGGTGGTGACCGATCAGGTGGTCGGCTACCTGCGCAAAGCGCTCTCCGGAGAGATCCTCGATTCGGTGCCGCTCGACCTGCCCGAGGAGACCCTGCCGACCCGCGCGGTGATGTACACGATCGAGCCCGAGACGCTGATCGCCGCCGGGATCGCGCCCGACAAGTTCCCCGGTGCGCTGCACGCCGCCGAGCACGCCGCCATCGGCATGCTCGGCCTGGTCGCCACCTGCGACCGCTGGGACATCGGCGGCCTCTCCACCAACCTCCATCCGGGGACCGGCCTTCCGACCGTGTTCGTGTACGACGGTTTTCCGGGTGGCGCGGGCTTCGCCGAGCGCGGCTACGAGGCGTTCGGCGCGTGGATCACGGCCACTGCCGACGCGGTCGAGTCGTGCGCGTGCCGATTCGGCTGCCCGTCGTGCATCCAGTCGCCGAAGTGTGGGAACGGCAACGAACCCCTGGACAAGGCGATGGCGATCAAGGTCCTGCGCCTGCTCCTCCGGCTGTACGACGCCTGA
- a CDS encoding TetR family transcriptional regulator, whose amino-acid sequence MDSEKLVDVGVNLISSFGARALSLTSVARQAGVARATAYRMFGGRDALVAAIVQRELTLMREKVVEWGADEPDVGARVHKRVVESLRYIREHEALQYVLTHEPEEIVGALVTARSDTEPSLIEMIVEATLPELEDDEAAALYPNARAGVEFMVRTVYSCMLVPQSALSDREIADLVVRAIVRR is encoded by the coding sequence ATGGATTCGGAAAAACTGGTCGACGTCGGCGTCAACCTGATCTCGAGTTTCGGAGCGCGGGCGCTGAGCCTGACGTCGGTGGCACGACAGGCCGGCGTCGCGCGCGCCACCGCCTATCGCATGTTCGGCGGCCGGGACGCGCTGGTCGCCGCGATCGTGCAGCGCGAGCTCACGCTGATGCGCGAGAAGGTGGTCGAGTGGGGCGCCGATGAGCCCGACGTGGGGGCGCGCGTGCACAAGCGCGTCGTCGAATCGCTGCGCTACATCCGTGAGCACGAGGCCCTGCAGTACGTGCTCACCCATGAGCCGGAGGAGATCGTCGGAGCGCTGGTGACCGCGCGATCCGACACCGAACCGTCGCTCATCGAGATGATCGTGGAGGCCACTCTCCCCGAGCTCGAGGACGACGAGGCCGCGGCGCTGTACCCCAACGCGCGCGCCGGCGTGGAGTTCATGGTGCGCACCGTCTACTCGTGCATGCTGGTGCCGCAGAGCGCGTTGAGCGACAGGGAGATCGCGGACCTCGTGGTTCGCGCCATCGTTCGCCGATGA
- a CDS encoding acetate kinase has translation MTAPKVDIAPGAVLVINAGSSSLKYQLTDPHTEQVYADGLAERIGEPIGSAITHEANGRRREIEVALPDHAAAIATVAELLREDGIFLRESELAAVGHRVVHGGRTFHAPTVIDDEVCAEIERIAPLAPLHNPPNLVGIEVVSALLPDVPAVGIFDTAFFHDLPADAATYALDAEVAQKYAIRRYGFHGTSHQYVSRRAAEFLGRDYGDVNQIVLHLGNGASASAIRGGRPIDTSMGMTPLEGLVMGTRTGDIDPGIAFQLARVGGMSIDEIDHLYNKRSGLKGLSGDNDFRAILERVDAGDEAAALAYQVYLHRLRHYLGAYMIELGRVDAVVFTAGVGENAASVRADALARLEMYGIEIDPDRNEVRSPEPRRISTDASAVAVLVVPTNEELEIAHQAAAVVAGA, from the coding sequence ATGACCGCACCCAAGGTCGACATCGCCCCCGGCGCCGTACTGGTGATCAACGCGGGCTCGTCGTCGCTCAAGTACCAGTTGACCGACCCGCACACCGAGCAGGTCTACGCCGACGGCCTGGCCGAGCGGATCGGCGAGCCCATCGGCTCGGCGATCACGCACGAGGCGAACGGCCGTCGGCGTGAGATCGAGGTCGCGCTGCCCGACCACGCGGCGGCGATCGCCACGGTCGCCGAACTGCTCCGCGAGGACGGCATCTTCCTGCGCGAATCAGAGCTGGCGGCGGTCGGCCATCGCGTGGTCCACGGCGGCCGGACCTTCCATGCCCCGACCGTCATCGATGACGAGGTCTGTGCCGAGATCGAACGCATCGCGCCACTCGCTCCGCTGCACAACCCGCCCAATCTGGTGGGTATCGAGGTGGTATCGGCTCTGCTACCGGACGTGCCTGCGGTCGGGATCTTCGACACCGCGTTCTTTCACGACCTGCCCGCCGACGCGGCGACCTACGCGCTCGACGCCGAGGTGGCGCAGAAGTACGCGATCCGCCGGTACGGCTTCCACGGCACCAGCCACCAGTACGTGTCGCGCCGGGCGGCGGAGTTCCTGGGGCGTGACTACGGCGACGTGAATCAGATCGTGCTGCACCTGGGCAACGGTGCGTCGGCGTCGGCGATCCGGGGCGGCCGCCCGATCGACACGTCGATGGGCATGACCCCGCTGGAGGGCCTGGTGATGGGCACCCGCACCGGCGACATCGACCCCGGCATCGCCTTCCAGCTCGCCCGCGTCGGCGGCATGAGCATCGACGAGATCGACCATCTCTACAACAAGAGGTCCGGGCTGAAGGGACTGTCCGGCGACAACGACTTCCGCGCCATCCTGGAGCGCGTCGACGCCGGCGACGAGGCCGCCGCTCTCGCCTACCAGGTCTATCTGCACCGGCTGCGCCACTATCTCGGCGCCTACATGATCGAGCTCGGCCGGGTAGACGCTGTTGTCTTCACCGCCGGTGTCGGCGAGAACGCCGCTTCCGTCCGCGCGGATGCCCTGGCGCGCTTGGAGATGTACGGCATCGAGATCGATCCGGACCGCAACGAGGTGCGCTCGCCCGAGCCGCGCCGGATATCGACGGATGCGTCCGCCGTGGCCGTCCTGGTGGTCCCGACCAACGAGGAACTGGAGATCGCGCACCAGGCCGCCGCGGTGGTCGCCGGCGCCTGA
- a CDS encoding phosphatase PAP2 family protein, translated as MVDEKGHDLKWVRRGLLLIWAAAVVWEVQAHGLAIDRTRLILYLAFGMVAATVGRRRAVTVLIDWLPFVLILMLYDWTRDVAVWLNMPTQWTLAPDVDHWLFGVNPTAWLQSELKQSKPPWWEVLVSLVYMSYFIIPYATAAVLWIRNRATWRRFAVCFIATSFIGLIGYTLVPAAPPWAASMCTHEQVAEHPHDPPCMFKNERVEGNLLGDVNPKHEGAADHVERISWRGWSVLGLGTAGTLIKTGQSKANLVAAIPSLHAGLTMMLALFMWPRAKALGRTLFLGYALAMAFALVYTAEHYVFDILLGWLLAACVVGTVTWVDKRYIQPRNRRQAEEKEAEREQAVAAAVAGAPATG; from the coding sequence ATCGTCGACGAGAAGGGGCACGACCTCAAGTGGGTCCGCCGCGGCCTGCTGCTGATCTGGGCCGCCGCGGTGGTCTGGGAGGTCCAGGCGCACGGTCTGGCGATCGACCGCACCCGGCTGATCCTCTACCTGGCCTTCGGCATGGTGGCGGCGACCGTCGGACGACGCCGGGCGGTCACCGTGCTGATCGACTGGCTGCCGTTCGTGCTGATCCTGATGCTGTACGACTGGACGCGCGACGTCGCCGTGTGGCTGAACATGCCGACCCAGTGGACGCTGGCGCCGGACGTCGACCACTGGCTGTTCGGGGTCAACCCGACCGCCTGGCTGCAGTCCGAACTGAAGCAGTCGAAGCCGCCGTGGTGGGAGGTGCTCGTCAGCCTCGTCTACATGTCGTACTTCATCATTCCGTACGCGACGGCGGCGGTCCTCTGGATCCGCAACCGGGCCACCTGGCGCCGATTCGCGGTGTGCTTCATCGCCACCAGCTTCATCGGTCTGATCGGCTACACCCTGGTGCCGGCGGCGCCACCGTGGGCGGCCAGCATGTGCACCCACGAGCAGGTGGCCGAGCATCCGCACGACCCGCCCTGCATGTTCAAGAACGAGCGCGTGGAGGGCAATCTGCTCGGTGATGTCAACCCGAAGCATGAGGGGGCGGCCGACCACGTGGAACGCATCTCCTGGCGTGGGTGGAGCGTGCTGGGACTGGGCACCGCGGGCACACTGATCAAGACCGGCCAGAGCAAAGCCAACCTGGTGGCGGCGATCCCGTCGCTGCACGCCGGGCTGACGATGATGCTCGCCCTGTTCATGTGGCCGCGCGCCAAGGCGCTCGGCCGAACACTCTTCCTCGGCTATGCCCTTGCGATGGCCTTCGCGCTCGTCTACACGGCCGAGCACTACGTCTTCGACATCCTGCTCGGCTGGCTCCTCGCCGCCTGCGTGGTCGGCACCGTCACCTGGGTCGACAAACGCTACATTCAGCCGCGGAACCGCCGCCAGGCGGAGGAGAAGGAGGCCGAGCGCGAACAGGCGGTCGCCGCCGCGGTGGCCGGGGCTCCGGCGACCGGGTAG
- a CDS encoding cation diffusion facilitator family transporter, producing MEKNADLSRWALLSIAVAIVTIALKTGAWLLTGSVGLLSDAAESVVNLVAAVVAFIALRVAARPADDDHNFGHAKSEYFSAVIEGVMIVIAAVVIIVTAVDRLLHPAQLESLGIGLLISVVAAVLNGVTALALLRAGRTHRSITLEADGRHLMTDVWTTAGVIVGVGLVALTGWLPLDALVAIGVAINIVVVGFRLIRRSTAGLMDVALDSGDLAAITGVLGRFRDGDAAIGAGPGEIEFHDLRTRHSGRLRFAQLHMLVPGQWRVQRAHDAAEDVEAALRDVVPGLVVTIHTEPIEDPRAYEAWRR from the coding sequence GTGGAGAAGAACGCCGACCTCAGCCGCTGGGCCCTGCTGAGCATCGCGGTGGCGATCGTGACGATCGCGCTCAAGACCGGTGCCTGGCTGCTGACCGGATCGGTGGGGCTGCTGTCCGACGCCGCCGAGTCGGTGGTGAACCTGGTCGCGGCGGTCGTCGCCTTCATCGCGCTGCGGGTCGCCGCGCGGCCCGCCGACGACGACCACAACTTCGGCCACGCCAAGAGCGAATACTTCTCGGCCGTGATCGAGGGCGTGATGATCGTGATCGCGGCCGTGGTGATCATCGTGACCGCCGTCGACCGGCTGCTGCACCCGGCCCAGCTCGAATCGCTCGGCATCGGTCTGCTGATCTCGGTGGTCGCCGCCGTCCTCAACGGGGTGACGGCGCTCGCCCTGCTGCGCGCCGGCCGCACGCACCGGTCCATCACCCTGGAGGCCGACGGCCGACACCTGATGACCGACGTGTGGACCACCGCCGGGGTGATCGTCGGAGTCGGGCTCGTCGCCCTCACCGGCTGGCTGCCGCTCGACGCGCTCGTCGCGATCGGGGTCGCGATCAACATCGTGGTCGTCGGGTTCCGGCTCATCCGGCGGTCCACGGCCGGCCTGATGGATGTCGCGCTCGACTCCGGCGATCTCGCCGCCATCACGGGGGTGCTCGGCCGGTTCCGCGACGGTGACGCGGCGATCGGCGCCGGTCCCGGCGAGATCGAGTTCCACGACCTGCGGACCCGGCACTCCGGGCGGCTCCGGTTCGCGCAGCTGCACATGCTGGTGCCCGGCCAGTGGCGGGTACAGCGCGCGCACGACGCCGCCGAGGACGTGGAAGCGGCGCTGCGGGACGTCGTGCCCGGCCTGGTAGTGACCATCCACACCGAACCCATCGAGGATCCGCGGGCATACGAAGCCTGGCGCCGATAG
- a CDS encoding DUF308 domain-containing protein, with protein sequence MINQELRPSLPAEAVNAVRAGIVFSSIVGIVLGVLIMVWPGVTVFIAGLLFGIALVSAGLFRLFFTFAATGVTFGMRMLMLVMGVLMVACGVIAIISPENAWWMLAIFIGVGWIFGGFQDIFGARTGTSMAPRWLVVVGGVISVLAGIVMLIFSPGVTLPTIMWVLGLMLIIVSIVSLVSLPAKIKIDA encoded by the coding sequence GTGATCAACCAAGAACTTCGTCCCTCGCTGCCCGCGGAGGCCGTCAACGCGGTCCGCGCCGGCATCGTCTTCTCCTCGATCGTCGGCATCGTGCTCGGCGTCCTGATCATGGTCTGGCCGGGGGTCACGGTGTTCATCGCCGGCCTCCTGTTCGGCATCGCGCTGGTCAGCGCGGGACTGTTCCGCCTCTTCTTCACCTTCGCCGCCACCGGCGTCACCTTCGGCATGCGGATGCTGATGCTGGTGATGGGTGTTCTGATGGTCGCCTGCGGCGTGATCGCCATCATCAGCCCGGAGAACGCCTGGTGGATGCTCGCCATCTTCATCGGTGTCGGCTGGATCTTCGGTGGCTTCCAGGACATCTTCGGTGCGCGCACCGGTACCTCGATGGCGCCGCGCTGGCTGGTCGTGGTCGGCGGTGTGATCTCGGTGCTCGCCGGCATCGTCATGCTGATCTTCTCGCCCGGCGTCACCCTGCCGACCATCATGTGGGTGCTCGGCCTGATGCTGATCATCGTCAGCATCGTGAGCCTGGTGTCGCTGCCGGCGAAGATCAAGATCGACGCGTAG
- the pta gene encoding phosphate acetyltransferase has translation MTGNGTRSARGIYIASAEGDTGKSTVALGVLVQLAATGGRVGVFRPISRGGVGERDYILDLLIEYTTVDVSYEDCVGVTYDDVHADPDAAIAEIVSRYHAMAKYCDNVVIVGSDYTDVASPSELSYNARIAANLAAPVLLVVKALDRTPAEVVSIIELLVADIRASHAAVAGVVANRADEHQLAEVHAAIEDTGCRAWAVPEEPLLMAPTMAELAEALDATLYSGDPDLLDREAIGVMVGGMTVEHILERLSESMAVIAPADRSDVLLSLVNANAAQGFPRLAGIILNGGLRPHPMIDALVKGLRPTLPILQCDHGTYETARIASTTRGRMAAGSVRKIDAALALAERYLTASPELLSELNLHVSDVVTPQMFEYQLLAQAKSDPQHIVLPEGNDDRILRACDRLLRRGVARLTLLGNADAVRRRADELGVDLTEVDVLDPQTSPLVDEFAAAYAQLRKHKGVTLDRAMEVVRDESYFGTMMLHTGMVDGMVSGAVHTTAQTIRPAFEIIKTQPGVSTVSSVFFMCLADKVLTYGDCAVVPDPTAEELADIAISSAATAEAFGIEPRVAMLSYSTGGSGSGADVDKVRTATELVRERAPELLVEGPIQYDAAIEPSVASTKMPNSLVAGKATVLIFPDLNTGNNTYKAVQRSASAIAIGPVLQGLNKPMNDLSRGALVSDIVNTVAITAIQAQNLKHPAPAD, from the coding sequence ATGACTGGCAACGGGACACGGTCCGCGCGCGGGATCTACATCGCCTCGGCCGAGGGGGACACCGGAAAATCGACCGTCGCGCTGGGCGTGCTGGTCCAGCTGGCCGCCACCGGGGGACGCGTCGGCGTGTTCCGGCCGATCTCGCGGGGCGGGGTGGGCGAGCGCGATTACATCCTCGATCTGCTCATCGAGTACACCACCGTCGACGTCTCCTACGAGGACTGCGTCGGCGTCACCTACGACGACGTCCACGCCGACCCGGACGCGGCGATCGCCGAGATCGTCTCCCGCTACCACGCGATGGCGAAGTACTGCGACAACGTGGTGATCGTCGGATCGGACTACACCGACGTCGCCTCGCCCTCGGAGCTCAGCTACAACGCGCGGATCGCGGCGAACCTGGCGGCGCCGGTGCTGCTGGTGGTGAAGGCGCTGGATCGCACGCCCGCCGAGGTCGTGTCGATCATCGAGCTGCTGGTCGCCGACATCCGCGCCTCGCACGCCGCCGTCGCCGGGGTGGTGGCCAACCGGGCCGACGAGCACCAGCTCGCCGAGGTCCACGCCGCGATCGAGGACACCGGCTGCCGCGCGTGGGCCGTGCCGGAGGAGCCGCTGCTAATGGCGCCGACGATGGCCGAACTGGCCGAGGCCCTCGATGCCACGCTGTACAGCGGCGACCCCGACCTGCTCGACCGGGAGGCCATCGGCGTGATGGTCGGCGGCATGACGGTCGAGCACATCCTGGAGCGGCTCAGCGAGTCGATGGCGGTGATCGCCCCCGCGGACCGCTCGGACGTGCTGCTCTCGCTGGTGAACGCCAACGCGGCGCAGGGCTTCCCGCGGCTCGCGGGCATCATCCTGAACGGTGGGCTCCGGCCGCACCCGATGATCGACGCGCTCGTCAAGGGCCTGCGGCCGACGCTCCCGATCCTGCAGTGCGACCACGGCACGTACGAGACGGCGCGGATCGCGTCGACCACGCGCGGGCGGATGGCCGCCGGTTCGGTGCGGAAGATCGACGCCGCGCTCGCGCTCGCCGAGCGGTACCTGACGGCGTCGCCGGAACTGCTCTCGGAACTGAACCTGCATGTCTCGGACGTGGTGACGCCGCAGATGTTCGAGTACCAGCTGCTGGCCCAGGCCAAGTCCGACCCGCAGCACATCGTGCTGCCCGAGGGCAACGACGACCGCATCCTGCGCGCCTGCGACCGGCTTCTGCGGCGCGGCGTCGCCCGGCTGACCCTGCTCGGGAACGCCGACGCGGTCCGCCGCCGCGCCGACGAGCTGGGCGTGGACCTCACCGAGGTCGACGTGCTCGACCCGCAGACGTCGCCGCTGGTCGACGAGTTCGCCGCGGCCTACGCGCAGCTCCGCAAGCACAAGGGCGTGACGCTCGACCGGGCCATGGAGGTGGTGCGCGACGAGTCGTACTTCGGCACCATGATGCTGCACACCGGCATGGTCGACGGCATGGTCTCCGGCGCGGTGCACACCACCGCGCAGACCATCCGGCCGGCGTTCGAGATCATCAAGACGCAGCCGGGGGTGTCCACGGTGTCGTCGGTGTTCTTCATGTGTCTGGCCGACAAGGTGCTCACCTATGGCGACTGCGCCGTGGTGCCCGACCCGACGGCCGAGGAACTGGCCGACATCGCGATCTCGTCGGCGGCCACCGCGGAGGCCTTCGGGATCGAGCCGCGGGTCGCGATGCTGTCGTACTCGACGGGCGGCTCGGGCTCCGGCGCCGACGTCGACAAGGTGCGCACCGCCACCGAACTGGTCCGCGAGCGCGCCCCGGAGCTGCTGGTCGAGGGGCCGATCCAGTACGACGCCGCCATCGAGCCGTCCGTCGCGAGCACTAAGATGCCGAACTCGCTGGTAGCCGGCAAGGCAACGGTGCTGATCTTCCCGGACCTGAACACCGGCAACAACACCTACAAGGCGGTGCAGCGCAGCGCGAGCGCCATCGCCATCGGCCCGGTGCTGCAGGGGCTCAACAAACCGATGAACGACCTCTCCCGCGGCGCCCTGGTCTCCGACATCGTCAACACCGTCGCCATCACCGCCATCCAGGCCCAGAATCTCAAACACCCCGCCCCCGCCGACTGA
- a CDS encoding DUF305 domain-containing protein gives MTVSTAFSRRLVLAATILAAVGLLAACGSGDDAAGHDDHAAHSHAHGASDVPTSVSAQVNSADVEFATMMIPHHQQAIEMADLVPSRTQNAWLRGFAQQVKAAQQPEIDQLTQALKSWGKPVPDSHAEHQMDGMMTPAQMADLEASSGADFDRKWITMMIAHHEGAVAMAEVELAKGENPQLRTMAQHIIDSQQAEITEMRAHLDK, from the coding sequence ATGACCGTTTCGACCGCTTTCTCTCGCCGCCTCGTCCTCGCCGCCACGATCCTGGCCGCCGTCGGCCTGCTCGCCGCGTGCGGGTCGGGCGACGACGCCGCCGGGCACGACGATCACGCCGCCCACAGCCATGCGCACGGCGCGAGCGACGTGCCGACGTCGGTGTCCGCGCAGGTCAATTCGGCGGACGTCGAGTTCGCCACCATGATGATTCCGCACCACCAGCAGGCGATCGAGATGGCCGACCTGGTGCCCTCGCGCACCCAGAACGCCTGGCTCCGCGGCTTCGCGCAGCAGGTCAAGGCCGCGCAGCAGCCGGAGATCGACCAGCTGACGCAGGCGCTGAAGTCCTGGGGGAAGCCCGTTCCGGACAGCCACGCCGAACATCAGATGGACGGGATGATGACTCCCGCGCAGATGGCCGACCTGGAGGCCTCCTCCGGGGCGGACTTCGACCGGAAGTGGATCACCATGATGATCGCCCACCACGAGGGCGCCGTCGCCATGGCGGAGGTGGAACTCGCCAAGGGTGAGAACCCGCAGCTGCGCACCATGGCGCAGCACATCATCGACTCCCAGCAGGCCGAGATCACCGAGATGCGCGCGCACCTCGACAAGTAG